In Planctomycetota bacterium, one DNA window encodes the following:
- the fliQ gene encoding flagellar biosynthesis protein FliQ, with protein sequence MTLEQATAILRESMLVALMISGPILAVGLIIGLIISLFQAVTQIQEQTLTFVPKIVAMAVTVILLVPWMGVKMIEFSQHMFAPR encoded by the coding sequence ATGACCCTCGAACAAGCAACAGCCATTTTACGGGAATCAATGCTCGTGGCCCTGATGATCAGTGGGCCGATCCTTGCGGTGGGCTTGATCATCGGGCTCATCATTTCGCTCTTTCAGGCCGTGACGCAGATTCAGGAGCAGACGCTGACGTTCGTGCCGAAGATCGTCGCGATGGCGGTGACGGTGATTCTGCTGGTGCCGTGGATGGGTGTGAAGATGATTGAGTTTTCGCAGCACATGTTCGCGCCGAGATGA
- the fliN gene encoding flagellar motor switch protein FliN, with translation MAADALNAAQQAVDELQQAADGDAGDGASPSGPNFDLPSFQRVLADVEASGIDLLHDVDLHVKIELGRTHMLVEDVLRLAEGSVVELDKLAGDPVDVYVNERLVARGEVLVLNDNFCVRVSEIVSQLDNNELGESEEEAESPAPKKR, from the coding sequence ATGGCGGCGGACGCACTGAACGCCGCTCAGCAGGCAGTCGACGAACTTCAGCAGGCCGCCGACGGCGATGCCGGCGACGGCGCTTCGCCCAGCGGACCGAATTTCGATCTGCCGAGTTTTCAGCGCGTGCTCGCCGACGTCGAAGCCAGCGGGATCGACCTGCTGCATGATGTTGATCTGCATGTGAAGATCGAACTGGGTCGGACGCACATGCTCGTAGAGGATGTGCTGCGCCTTGCCGAGGGCAGCGTCGTCGAGCTCGACAAGCTGGCGGGTGATCCGGTGGACGTCTATGTGAACGAACGGCTCGTCGCGCGCGGCGAAGTGCTCGTGCTCAATGATAATTTTTGCGTGCGCGTCAGCGAGATCGTCTCGCAGCTTGATAATAATGAGCTCGGCGAATCGGAAGAAGAGGCGGAGTCGCCCGCCCCGAAGAAGCGGTAG
- a CDS encoding flagellar hook-basal body complex protein, with amino-acid sequence MSLTTALFTGLTGLDVHTKVLDVIGNNITNVNTIGFKGSRALFESQLTTSLTQGTAPGATSGGTNPTSIGLGVSFGGTQRNNTNGSVQPTGVNTDLALEGDGFFILRQPNGQFFTRAGTFDLDASKNLVSPNGGIVQGFGVDSNFNVVPGVIKDINVPLGTLTIAEATRNVTLSGNLNASGTLATAGSLISSQGLFDLGTAGVATGATLLSDLSADGSTPLFTAGAGAGTPGNVITLQSVEKGGKSLGTFTFEVNSANATSSTDFGTTLDDFRQFLEDVLGINNTVDSAGVTVDGTTGALTIAGNVGTINNITLQTSDIFSNGSVGQPFLFSTSQNAVGESVRTTFVAYDSLGTPLTLDLSVVLTNKDSNGTTWRFYGESADDTDLSLALGTGTLQFNTFGELRDVTNPNMSINRTGTGAVDPLTVLLNFGDGTDAVSALTDTSSNMAAVFQDGSPIGTLSTFSISNDGTISGAFTNGLTRTLGQVALATFSNPEGLVEVGSNMYAAGPNSGLPVNVQPLTFGTGRIVAGALELSNVDLSAEFVNLISTTTGFSASSRVITTSDQLIQQLLQAGR; translated from the coding sequence ATGTCCCTGACGACCGCACTGTTCACGGGCCTGACCGGTCTTGACGTTCACACCAAGGTGCTGGACGTGATCGGCAACAACATCACGAACGTCAACACGATCGGCTTCAAGGGGAGCCGGGCGCTGTTCGAGTCGCAGTTGACGACGAGCTTGACGCAGGGCACGGCGCCGGGCGCGACCAGCGGCGGGACGAACCCGACGAGCATCGGGCTGGGCGTGAGCTTCGGCGGCACGCAGCGCAACAACACCAACGGCTCCGTACAGCCGACCGGCGTCAACACCGACCTGGCGCTCGAAGGTGACGGATTCTTCATCCTGCGCCAGCCCAACGGTCAGTTCTTCACGCGCGCCGGCACGTTCGATCTCGATGCGTCCAAGAATCTCGTGTCGCCCAACGGCGGGATCGTGCAGGGCTTCGGCGTCGACTCGAATTTCAACGTCGTGCCGGGCGTGATCAAGGACATCAACGTCCCGCTGGGCACGCTGACGATTGCCGAGGCGACGCGCAACGTCACGCTCTCGGGCAATCTCAACGCCTCGGGCACGCTGGCCACCGCCGGTTCGCTCATCAGCTCGCAGGGGCTTTTCGATTTGGGGACGGCGGGGGTGGCGACGGGGGCGACCCTGTTGTCGGACCTGAGCGCCGACGGCTCGACGCCGCTGTTCACCGCGGGCGCCGGCGCGGGCACGCCGGGCAACGTGATCACGCTTCAGAGCGTGGAAAAGGGCGGCAAATCGCTCGGCACGTTCACCTTCGAAGTCAACAGCGCCAACGCCACCAGCTCGACCGACTTCGGCACGACGCTCGATGATTTCCGTCAGTTTCTCGAAGACGTGCTGGGCATCAACAACACCGTCGACAGCGCCGGCGTGACCGTCGACGGCACGACGGGCGCACTGACCATCGCCGGGAACGTCGGTACGATCAATAACATCACGCTCCAGACCTCCGACATCTTCTCCAACGGATCGGTGGGTCAGCCGTTCCTATTCAGCACTTCGCAGAACGCGGTCGGCGAATCGGTGCGGACGACATTCGTCGCGTACGACTCCCTGGGCACGCCGCTGACGCTCGATCTGAGCGTGGTGCTGACCAACAAGGACTCCAACGGCACGACGTGGCGCTTCTACGGCGAAAGCGCCGATGACACCGACCTGAGTCTGGCGCTGGGCACCGGCACGCTTCAGTTCAATACGTTCGGCGAGCTGAGGGACGTGACCAATCCGAACATGTCCATCAACCGGACCGGCACCGGCGCCGTCGATCCGCTGACGGTCCTGCTGAACTTCGGCGACGGCACCGACGCGGTCAGCGCCCTGACCGATACGTCCAGCAACATGGCGGCGGTGTTCCAGGACGGCTCGCCCATCGGCACGCTCAGCACGTTCAGCATTTCCAACGACGGGACCATCAGCGGCGCGTTCACCAACGGCCTGACCCGCACGCTCGGACAGGTCGCGCTGGCGACCTTCTCCAACCCCGAGGGCCTCGTCGAAGTCGGGTCCAACATGTACGCGGCCGGCCCCAACAGCGGGCTGCCGGTCAATGTGCAGCCGCTGACCTTCGGCACAGGACGCATCGTCGCGGGGGCGCTGGAGCTTTCGAACGTGGACCTGTCGGCGGAGTTCGTCAACCTGATCTCGACGACGACGGGCTTCTCCGCCAGCTCGCGCGTGATCACGACCAGCGACCAGCTCATCCAGCAGTTGCTTCAGGCCGGTCGATAA
- a CDS encoding flagellar protein has product MIRLTRLNGQPFVINAELIRTVEALPDTTIRLVNGDTFIVSESMDEVVERAVEYGRSLRRLVQPS; this is encoded by the coding sequence ATGATCCGACTCACGCGGCTTAACGGCCAGCCGTTCGTCATCAACGCGGAATTGATCCGCACGGTCGAAGCGCTGCCCGACACGACCATTCGGCTCGTCAACGGCGACACGTTCATCGTCAGCGAGTCGATGGACGAGGTCGTCGAGCGCGCGGTGGAGTACGGGCGGAGTCTGCGCCGGCTGGTACAGCCGAGCTAG
- the fliP gene encoding flagellar type III secretion system pore protein FliP (The bacterial flagellar biogenesis protein FliP forms a type III secretion system (T3SS)-type pore required for flagellar assembly.): MVLALLFSTFAFAAPASEPAAASSTDTSQALPVANTLKPLQIDNPITIVQDAADSVPGFSGGLSATINIILLMTVLSLAPAILILCTCFTRIIVVLALLRQAIGTQALPPSQILIGLGLFMTMLIMAPTFTQINRVAITPLSNGQIDQMTAWVRAKQPLRDFMFDQIERSGNWGDVYMVLNYRGVDTARPEKLTRADVDMITLIPAFILSELKTAFLIGFRIYLPFLIIDMVIASLLISMGMLMLPPVLISLPFKLLLFVLVDGWRLIVGNLLDSFAVHGGGVGF; this comes from the coding sequence ATGGTTCTTGCGCTCCTCTTTTCAACCTTCGCCTTCGCCGCGCCCGCCTCCGAACCGGCAGCCGCGTCATCGACCGACACCTCGCAGGCCCTGCCCGTCGCCAACACGCTCAAGCCCCTTCAAATCGACAACCCGATCACCATCGTGCAGGACGCCGCCGACTCCGTCCCGGGTTTCTCCGGCGGGCTCTCTGCGACGATCAATATCATTCTGCTCATGACGGTGCTCTCGCTCGCGCCGGCAATCCTGATCCTCTGCACCTGCTTCACGCGCATCATTGTCGTCCTCGCCCTCCTGCGTCAGGCGATCGGCACGCAGGCCCTGCCCCCGAGCCAGATTCTCATCGGCCTCGGACTTTTCATGACCATGCTCATCATGGCCCCCACGTTCACGCAGATCAATCGCGTGGCCATCACCCCGCTCTCCAACGGCCAGATCGATCAGATGACCGCATGGGTCCGTGCCAAGCAGCCGCTCCGCGATTTCATGTTCGACCAGATCGAACGGTCCGGCAACTGGGGCGATGTCTACATGGTCCTCAACTACCGCGGCGTCGACACCGCCCGCCCCGAAAAACTCACCCGCGCCGACGTCGACATGATCACGCTCATCCCCGCCTTCATCTTGAGCGAACTGAAAACCGCCTTCCTCATCGGCTTCCGAATCTACCTGCCGTTCCTCATCATCGACATGGTCATCGCCTCGCTGCTTATCTCGATGGGCATGCTGATGCTCCCGCCGGTGTTGATTTCGCTGCCTTTTAAGCTGCTTTTGTTCGTCCTCGTCGACGGCTGGCGCCTCATCGTGGGCAATCTGCTCGACAGCTTCGCGGTTCATGGAGGGGGAGTGGGTTTCTAG
- a CDS encoding motility protein A (Homolog of MotA, appears to be involved in motility on surfaces and under different ionic conditions. With MotS (a MotB homolog) forms the ion channels that couple flagellar rotation to proton/sodium motive force across the membrane and forms the stator elements of the rotary flagellar machine.) yields MDLGTIVGILMGFALIIWSIWAGGSFSAFIDVPSIVIVIGGAICAVMIANPLERVFKIMGVFKKAMLHKSESTQKLITELVSYAEIARRDGILSLEAQCKEIEDPFIVRGIQMAVDGTDPELIAQIMETELENLMERHEAGKALLDTLGKYAPAFGMIGTLVGLVAMLANMSDPSKIGGGMAVALLTTLYGAILSNVVCLPMSDKLAKRSAEEVLMKTIIIKGVMSIQSGDNPRVVEQKLKTFLPPSLRGADSEAEAAA; encoded by the coding sequence ATGGACCTGGGAACGATCGTCGGCATCCTGATGGGCTTCGCCCTGATCATCTGGAGTATCTGGGCCGGCGGCAGCTTCAGCGCGTTCATTGACGTTCCGAGTATTGTGATCGTGATCGGCGGCGCGATCTGCGCCGTGATGATCGCCAATCCGCTTGAACGCGTCTTCAAGATCATGGGGGTGTTCAAGAAGGCGATGCTCCATAAATCCGAGTCGACGCAGAAGCTCATCACCGAGCTGGTGTCGTACGCTGAAATCGCGCGGCGGGACGGGATTCTGTCGCTCGAAGCGCAGTGCAAGGAGATCGAGGACCCGTTCATCGTGCGCGGGATTCAGATGGCCGTCGACGGGACGGACCCGGAGCTGATCGCGCAGATCATGGAGACGGAGCTGGAGAATCTGATGGAGCGTCACGAAGCGGGCAAAGCCCTGCTCGACACGCTCGGCAAGTACGCTCCGGCGTTCGGCATGATCGGTACGCTGGTGGGTCTGGTGGCCATGCTGGCGAACATGAGCGATCCGTCGAAGATCGGCGGCGGCATGGCGGTCGCGCTGCTCACGACGCTCTACGGCGCGATTCTGTCCAACGTGGTCTGTCTGCCGATGTCGGACAAGCTCGCCAAGCGCAGCGCCGAAGAGGTGCTGATGAAGACGATCATCATCAAGGGGGTCATGAGCATTCAGAGCGGGGACAACCCGCGCGTGGTGGAACAGAAGCTCAAGACGTTCCTACCGCCGTCGCTGCGCGGCGCGGACAGCGAGGCCGAGGCGGCGGCGTGA
- a CDS encoding OmpA family protein, giving the protein MAKKHKCPEGVPEWIVTYGDMMSLLLCFFILLAAFSEPKKDKEYQEVVQAIQEAFGYTGGSGFIPSIESPATSILKRIDAINLHRDIHARISRADDPGVTGKEATVKKVREGLQFTVGGQIAFEAGSATLTDAAKVEIGKIAAVIRGQNNKIEIRGHCSNDDLVANSGYADLWQLSAARASAVMHFLTSPEEGIDPRRLRVVACANYEPIAQRVYDPSKVAVNRRVEILATENLISDFEDNPGPSSAAPIDNSR; this is encoded by the coding sequence ATGGCCAAGAAGCATAAATGCCCGGAGGGCGTGCCCGAGTGGATCGTGACGTACGGCGACATGATGTCGCTGCTGTTGTGCTTCTTCATTTTGCTTGCCGCCTTCAGCGAACCGAAAAAGGACAAGGAATACCAGGAAGTCGTGCAGGCGATTCAGGAAGCGTTCGGGTACACCGGCGGATCGGGCTTCATCCCCAGCATCGAATCGCCCGCCACCAGCATCCTCAAGCGCATCGACGCCATCAATCTGCACCGCGACATTCACGCCCGCATCAGCCGGGCTGACGATCCGGGCGTGACCGGCAAGGAAGCGACGGTCAAGAAAGTCCGCGAAGGATTGCAATTCACCGTCGGCGGGCAGATCGCCTTCGAAGCGGGATCGGCCACGCTGACCGATGCGGCGAAAGTCGAGATCGGCAAGATCGCCGCCGTCATCCGCGGGCAGAACAACAAAATCGAAATCCGCGGGCACTGCTCCAACGACGACCTCGTGGCGAACTCCGGATACGCGGACCTGTGGCAGCTTTCAGCGGCGCGGGCGTCGGCGGTGATGCACTTTCTGACGTCACCCGAAGAAGGGATCGACCCGCGGCGACTCCGCGTGGTGGCATGTGCCAATTACGAGCCGATCGCCCAGCGGGTGTACGACCCGAGCAAAGTGGCGGTCAATCGACGCGTGGAGATTCTGGCGACCGAGAATCTCATTTCCGATTTCGAGGACAATCCCGGGCCGAGTTCCGCGGCCCCCATCGACAACAGCAGGTGA
- the fliR gene encoding flagellar biosynthetic protein FliR: protein MPVSLVPILPHIPVFLLVVFRLAGIFMFAPMFGSDIIPVKVKALLALVLGFCVYPLIPPQAPVHLTMMSMVVSIGSEMLIGLVIGYGASLPLVAMQLGGLIMGQQLGLGFAQVLNPDFGEDTDVLGQTLFVTALTVFIVLNGHHILLSTLVHSFSTVPIGAYMPGSSVLHVITGLLASMFELGVRVAAPLLCLVFLETIAMGFIARTVPQLNILSLGFPLRIIIGMMLVIALIGPIYESLIVSMRHALGLVYQLFGG from the coding sequence ATGCCCGTATCGCTGGTTCCGATTCTGCCGCACATCCCGGTGTTCCTGCTGGTGGTGTTTCGCCTGGCGGGCATCTTCATGTTCGCGCCGATGTTCGGGTCGGACATCATTCCAGTGAAAGTCAAGGCGCTGCTCGCGCTGGTGCTGGGGTTCTGCGTGTACCCGCTGATTCCCCCGCAGGCGCCGGTGCATTTGACGATGATGTCGATGGTCGTGTCGATCGGGTCGGAGATGCTCATCGGGCTGGTCATCGGCTACGGCGCGTCGCTGCCGCTGGTCGCCATGCAGCTCGGCGGATTGATCATGGGGCAGCAGCTTGGGCTGGGTTTCGCGCAGGTGCTCAATCCCGACTTCGGCGAAGACACGGACGTGTTGGGTCAGACGCTCTTCGTCACCGCGCTGACGGTGTTCATCGTGCTCAACGGGCATCACATTCTGCTTTCGACGCTGGTGCACAGTTTTTCGACCGTGCCGATCGGGGCGTACATGCCCGGGTCGAGCGTGCTGCACGTCATCACCGGCCTGCTGGCGTCGATGTTCGAGTTGGGCGTGCGCGTGGCGGCGCCGCTGCTTTGTCTGGTGTTTTTAGAGACGATCGCGATGGGCTTCATCGCCCGCACGGTGCCGCAGCTCAATATCCTCAGTCTCGGATTCCCGCTGCGCATCATCATCGGCATGATGCTCGTCATCGCGCTGATCGGCCCGATCTACGAGTCGCTGATCGTCTCCATGCGTCACGCGCTGGGTCTGGTTTACCAATTGTTCGGCGGGTGA
- the flhA gene encoding flagellar biosynthesis protein FlhA, producing MAKALAQLNTPRWIQLVKQYSTYAVPIGVVSLLGVIIVPMHPRVMDILIAMNLALSAIILLTTVYIESPLEFSVFPSLLLTTTLFRLVLNVASTRLILSADATDPSQVVGVAGDVIQAFGNFVAGGSVVVGVIIFVILIVVQFVVITKGATRISEVAARFTLDGMPGKQMAIDADLNAGTINEGEARRRREQVTQEADFYGAMDGASKFVRGDAIAGIIITLINVIGGFAVGVFDKGWPAADTLGSFTKLTIGDGLVSQIPAFIISIAAGLIVTRSSSNNDLGTELSDQLTSQPVALAMTAMFLGLLAFTGLPAVPMLALSAGVGSVAFYLMRNDKADRQVNEAEKKAKEAEAAAPPPVEKLLTVDTLELEIGYGLVRLVDAKQGGDLLDRISMLRRQMAVELGLVVPPVRIRDNMQLQPHDYHIKVRGNTVASGTAYPGKFLAMQTGMADTHSDPLDGVHTREPAFGLDAWWVEPALKQRAETLNYTVVDATTMLATHLTEVVKNHAAELLSREETNNLVTQLKEKSPKLVEEVIGEQIKPGELQRVLQNLLRERVPVRDLETIVETLSEWAGRTKDLDVLTEYARNALRRTICNQYIETDVETGAGRLFCVTLDPSLEDLINGYIERGTGGTTMTMPPAIANRITSAMIGEIQKLITTGHHPLVLASPQVRAQVRGLLEQSIPNIAVMGYNEVSKGVEVESVGLVQVELAPEPTISTSNRLQGSLS from the coding sequence ATGGCCAAAGCCCTCGCACAACTGAACACGCCCCGATGGATCCAACTGGTCAAGCAGTACTCGACCTATGCGGTGCCGATCGGCGTGGTGTCGCTCCTGGGCGTCATCATCGTGCCGATGCACCCGCGGGTGATGGACATCCTCATCGCCATGAATCTGGCGCTGTCGGCCATCATCCTGCTGACCACCGTCTACATCGAAAGTCCGCTGGAATTCTCGGTGTTTCCGTCGCTCTTGCTGACCACGACGCTCTTCCGACTCGTGCTTAACGTGGCGTCGACGCGGTTGATTCTCTCGGCCGACGCGACCGATCCATCGCAGGTCGTCGGCGTGGCGGGCGATGTGATTCAGGCGTTCGGCAACTTCGTGGCCGGCGGATCGGTCGTCGTCGGCGTGATCATCTTCGTGATTCTGATCGTCGTGCAGTTCGTCGTCATCACCAAAGGCGCGACGCGCATCTCGGAAGTCGCGGCGCGATTCACGTTGGACGGCATGCCGGGCAAACAGATGGCGATCGACGCGGACCTGAACGCCGGCACGATCAACGAAGGCGAAGCCCGACGCCGGCGCGAACAGGTCACGCAGGAAGCGGACTTCTACGGTGCGATGGACGGTGCGTCGAAGTTCGTGCGCGGCGACGCCATCGCGGGCATCATCATCACGCTCATCAACGTCATCGGCGGGTTCGCCGTCGGCGTGTTCGACAAGGGTTGGCCCGCCGCGGACACGCTTGGCAGTTTCACGAAGCTGACGATCGGCGACGGGCTGGTGTCGCAGATTCCCGCGTTCATCATCTCGATCGCCGCCGGCCTGATCGTAACGCGGTCGAGCTCCAACAACGACCTGGGCACGGAACTGAGCGATCAGCTCACCAGTCAGCCGGTCGCGCTGGCGATGACGGCGATGTTCCTCGGGTTGCTCGCATTCACGGGATTGCCGGCGGTCCCGATGCTGGCGCTGTCGGCGGGCGTGGGGAGCGTGGCGTTCTACCTGATGCGCAATGACAAGGCGGATCGACAAGTCAATGAAGCGGAGAAGAAGGCGAAGGAGGCGGAAGCGGCCGCGCCGCCGCCGGTCGAAAAACTGTTGACGGTCGACACACTGGAACTGGAGATCGGCTACGGACTGGTGCGGCTGGTGGACGCCAAGCAGGGGGGCGATCTGCTGGACCGGATTTCGATGTTGCGGAGACAGATGGCGGTGGAACTGGGGCTGGTCGTGCCGCCGGTGCGGATTCGCGACAACATGCAGCTTCAGCCGCACGATTACCACATCAAGGTGCGCGGCAACACGGTGGCGTCGGGCACGGCTTATCCGGGCAAGTTCCTGGCGATGCAGACGGGCATGGCCGACACGCACAGCGATCCGCTCGACGGCGTGCACACGCGCGAGCCGGCGTTCGGGCTTGACGCATGGTGGGTCGAGCCGGCGCTGAAGCAGCGGGCGGAAACGCTCAACTACACGGTGGTCGATGCGACGACGATGCTGGCGACGCATCTGACGGAGGTCGTGAAGAACCACGCCGCCGAACTGCTCAGCCGCGAGGAGACGAACAATCTCGTGACGCAGCTCAAGGAGAAGTCGCCGAAGCTGGTGGAGGAAGTGATCGGCGAGCAGATCAAGCCGGGCGAGCTTCAGCGGGTCTTGCAGAATCTCTTGCGCGAGCGCGTGCCGGTGCGCGATCTGGAGACGATCGTGGAGACGCTCAGTGAATGGGCGGGTCGGACGAAGGACCTGGATGTGCTGACGGAGTATGCGCGCAACGCGCTTCGCCGGACGATCTGCAATCAGTACATCGAGACGGATGTGGAGACGGGGGCGGGGCGGCTGTTCTGCGTGACGCTCGATCCGTCGCTGGAGGATTTGATCAACGGGTACATCGAGCGGGGGACGGGCGGGACGACGATGACGATGCCGCCGGCGATCGCCAACCGCATCACCAGCGCGATGATCGGCGAGATTCAGAAGCTCATCACGACGGGGCATCATCCCTTGGTGCTCGCTTCGCCGCAGGTTCGTGCGCAGGTGCGCGGATTACTGGAGCAGAGCATTCCCAACATCGCGGTGATGGGGTATAACGAGGTTTCCAAGGGTGTTGAAGTCGAGTCGGTCGGGTTGGTGCAGGTGGAACTTGCACCTGAGCCGACGATCAGCACATCGAATCGATTACAGGGGTCACTCAGTTGA
- the flhB gene encoding flagellar biosynthesis protein FlhB encodes MAMDEMGEKTEAPTARRLQESRDEGQIARSQDLTAAITLMGAMLLLGTYGEKMLGGMETLVQSMISGSYTSNATRADDIGGLWAMGMQLAMRMVAPVAIGIVVLAIVATVMQVGILVTFRPLMPKFEKLSPLQGFANLFSLRGLMRLAMSVLKVAIVGAVGAWCVYDDLPKLLALIYLDAPSLLAAASWLIWVVAIKLAAVLLILGILDYAYQKWQHMQQLMMSKQEVKEEMRNMEGDPLIKQRRAQVARQLAMQRLQADVPKADVIVTNPTHFSIALQYDGKKMAAPKVVAKGADLMAMRIRQLAVQHGIPIVERPPLARALYKAVKVGDQIPGEYYAAVAEILAYVYRLNGRKSA; translated from the coding sequence ATGGCCATGGATGAAATGGGCGAAAAGACAGAGGCCCCGACGGCGCGGCGATTGCAGGAGTCGCGCGATGAAGGTCAGATTGCGCGCAGTCAGGACCTGACCGCCGCGATCACGCTGATGGGCGCGATGCTGCTGCTCGGCACGTATGGCGAGAAAATGCTCGGCGGGATGGAAACGCTCGTGCAGTCGATGATCAGCGGGTCCTACACCTCCAACGCCACGCGGGCCGACGACATCGGCGGTCTCTGGGCGATGGGCATGCAGCTGGCGATGCGCATGGTCGCCCCGGTGGCGATCGGCATCGTCGTGCTGGCGATCGTCGCCACCGTCATGCAGGTCGGCATCCTCGTGACCTTCCGCCCGCTCATGCCCAAGTTCGAAAAGCTCTCGCCGCTTCAGGGCTTCGCGAATCTCTTTTCGCTCCGGGGCCTGATGCGGCTGGCGATGAGCGTGCTCAAGGTCGCCATCGTCGGCGCGGTCGGCGCGTGGTGCGTCTATGACGATCTGCCGAAGCTATTGGCGCTGATCTATCTCGATGCGCCGTCGCTGCTGGCGGCGGCGTCATGGCTGATCTGGGTCGTGGCGATCAAGCTCGCGGCGGTGCTCTTGATCCTGGGCATTCTCGATTACGCCTACCAGAAATGGCAGCACATGCAGCAGCTCATGATGAGCAAGCAGGAAGTCAAGGAAGAGATGCGCAACATGGAGGGCGATCCGCTCATCAAGCAGCGCCGGGCGCAGGTCGCACGGCAGCTTGCGATGCAGCGCCTGCAGGCGGACGTGCCCAAGGCGGACGTCATCGTGACCAACCCGACGCACTTTTCCATCGCGCTCCAATACGACGGCAAGAAGATGGCGGCGCCGAAGGTCGTCGCCAAGGGCGCGGACCTGATGGCGATGCGCATTCGGCAACTGGCGGTGCAGCACGGCATCCCGATCGTCGAGCGCCCGCCGCTGGCGCGGGCGCTGTACAAGGCGGTCAAGGTCGGGGACCAGATCCCCGGCGAGTACTACGCCGCGGTGGCGGAAATCCTGGCATACGTGTATCGACTCAACGGACGCAAGAGCGCCTAG
- a CDS encoding four helix bundle protein, producing the protein MATFSRFEDIEAWQKTRGLVSSIYAATRQDVFSRDFGLRDQIRRAAVSVLSNIAEGFERDGNKEFIQFLAIAKGSLGEIKSQLCVAMDQQYIQKAEFDHLYKTAGEISRMIAGLITYLRRTPIRGPKYKHPNK; encoded by the coding sequence ATGGCGACTTTCTCGAGATTTGAAGACATTGAAGCATGGCAGAAAACCCGTGGTCTTGTCAGCAGCATCTATGCTGCAACGCGCCAGGATGTGTTTTCACGTGACTTCGGCCTCCGTGACCAGATTCGACGCGCTGCTGTGTCGGTCCTCTCCAACATTGCCGAGGGATTTGAACGCGACGGCAACAAGGAATTCATTCAGTTTCTGGCAATCGCAAAGGGCTCGCTCGGCGAGATCAAGAGTCAGCTTTGTGTGGCGATGGATCAGCAATACATCCAGAAAGCAGAGTTTGATCACCTGTACAAGACTGCCGGTGAAATCAGCCGCATGATCGCCGGACTCATCACCTACCTGCGACGGACCCCGATACGTGGCCCCAAATACAAACACCCCAACAAATGA